Proteins encoded within one genomic window of Sulfurovum sp. XGS-02:
- a CDS encoding MvaI/BcnI family restriction endonuclease: MTFTPNSNEEKYIDILDSSTHGEFVLIRMTPTMLNKSIIDASHPLRLLLKENLGIDYSTMEQGAKNGLKEEVELLVNGEIQTRSISYYRPKTKKGDPRFWISRLHNEVKPFDMLLLTVWEGRLYALPLVGDIELFATVLKKIFYVDTKTLPSAVLEVQDMIKGLYRRGWIKTLRAGDTGVGYTFETENNIKENSSKEPDHKGVEIKCSRLGTSTLQTLFSRTPNYSDLPNKRKDLVVNYGYWDSEKSRYALYMTIKVNEENSKGWKLEFDYEQERIYVVKNGEKVVFYEYSALQDALAQKHKRTVFIKAQSQNRKKKNDTNEEFLYESAFYCEDSSFINFIALMEEGKVSLDFAIHHSPETGKTRDHGFLWRISKEFIPLLFKRQVQLCIKDSDCQKS; encoded by the coding sequence ATGACCTTTACTCCTAATAGTAATGAAGAAAAATATATTGATATACTAGATAGCTCAACACATGGTGAATTTGTTTTGATTCGGATGACACCTACTATGTTGAATAAGTCAATCATTGATGCTTCCCATCCATTAAGGTTATTATTAAAAGAAAATCTGGGAATAGACTATTCTACAATGGAACAAGGAGCTAAAAATGGTCTCAAAGAAGAAGTAGAATTATTAGTTAATGGTGAAATACAGACTCGTTCTATCAGTTATTATAGACCAAAAACAAAAAAAGGTGATCCCCGGTTTTGGATTTCTAGACTTCATAACGAAGTTAAACCTTTTGATATGCTATTGTTAACAGTATGGGAAGGAAGATTGTATGCCTTACCATTAGTTGGAGATATTGAGCTTTTTGCAACTGTATTAAAAAAAATATTTTATGTTGATACTAAGACCTTGCCTTCTGCAGTACTTGAAGTACAAGATATGATTAAAGGTCTTTACCGAAGAGGTTGGATAAAAACACTTAGAGCTGGAGATACAGGTGTAGGATATACATTTGAAACAGAAAATAACATAAAAGAAAACTCTAGCAAAGAACCGGATCATAAAGGGGTGGAAATTAAGTGTTCAAGGCTAGGTACTTCTACGTTACAAACGTTATTTTCAAGAACACCGAACTATTCTGACCTTCCCAATAAAAGAAAAGATTTAGTCGTAAATTATGGATATTGGGATAGTGAAAAGAGTCGGTATGCACTTTATATGACAATTAAGGTAAATGAAGAGAACTCCAAGGGATGGAAGCTAGAGTTTGATTATGAACAAGAACGAATTTATGTCGTAAAAAATGGAGAAAAGGTTGTCTTTTATGAATATTCAGCTTTACAGGATGCACTTGCACAAAAGCATAAACGTACAGTTTTCATAAAGGCACAATCACAAAATCGTAAAAAGAAAAATGATACTAACGAAGAGTTTTTATACGAATCAGCATTTTATTGTGAAGATAGCTCGTTTATTAACTTTATAGCCCTGATGGAAGAAGGTAAGGTAAGCTTGGACTTTGCTATACACCATAGCCCTGAAACAGGAAAAACCCGTGACCATGGTTTCCTCTGGAGAATTAGTAAAGAATTTATTCCATTACTCTTTAAGAGGCAAGTTCAGCTATGCATCAAAGATTCAGATTGTCAAAAATCTTGA
- a CDS encoding putative phage abortive infection protein: protein MTLNSDFIKISFGDEMENSKDKEYNIGSYWKVFLLIFISWFVFMAVMFWSANDFEFDFPPSTPLSFLGLFGDSFNVLTSLFTGLAFAGVIISVELQRKELKSTRDELTGQKDALEKQKLEMEQQSFDNRFFQMLNRFNKIREKFVADEKIVPNGSSRKQNHILDFFNGFCTTVSGSQNIETVAAMFKDSLFLDDENEFKYYFINLYQILKFIDKFYNERIDEAKFHTNMIRAQLTSNESQLLFLHIFFLQEFGGKKYMELIKKYAMLEHLDYERLKNRCNDPVYKKLIDHILLEYEQEVFGKNKKILEHINVLKKL from the coding sequence ATGACCTTAAATAGTGATTTTATAAAAATTAGTTTTGGAGATGAAATGGAAAATAGCAAAGATAAAGAATACAACATAGGTTCATATTGGAAGGTGTTTTTATTAATATTTATAAGTTGGTTTGTATTTATGGCAGTAATGTTTTGGTCGGCAAATGATTTTGAATTTGATTTTCCTCCATCTACCCCTTTATCTTTCTTAGGTCTTTTCGGTGATAGCTTTAATGTTCTTACTAGTCTTTTTACAGGATTAGCATTTGCAGGAGTTATAATTTCAGTTGAATTACAAAGAAAAGAATTAAAGTCTACAAGAGATGAATTAACTGGACAAAAAGATGCTTTAGAAAAGCAAAAACTTGAGATGGAACAACAAAGTTTTGATAATAGATTTTTTCAAATGTTGAATAGATTTAACAAGATAAGAGAAAAATTTGTCGCAGATGAAAAAATCGTTCCTAATGGAAGTTCACGTAAACAAAACCATATTCTTGATTTTTTTAATGGTTTTTGTACTACTGTTAGTGGATCACAAAATATTGAGACAGTGGCAGCAATGTTTAAAGATAGTTTATTTTTAGATGATGAGAATGAGTTTAAATATTATTTTATTAATTTATATCAAATTCTCAAGTTTATTGATAAATTTTATAATGAGAGAATAGATGAAGCAAAATTTCATACAAATATGATAAGAGCACAATTAACATCTAACGAATCTCAATTATTATTTTTACACATATTTTTTCTTCAAGAATTTGGTGGGAAAAAATATATGGAACTAATTAAAAAATATGCAATGTTAGAACATTTAGATTATGAGAGATTAAAAAATCGTTGTAATGATCCTGTTTATAAAAAGTTAATCGATCATATATTACTAGAATATGAACAAGAAGTATTTGGTAAAAATAAAAAGATACTTGAACATATTAATGTACTCAAAAAGCTTTAG
- a CDS encoding AAA family ATPase, giving the protein MTVKIVNNDVESSEGRAAIFLKSLFERSWKDSANETTKILLFPSVTCFGQGTRDIDLILLIISPKPVKVSTLNDTVTDKIYIRSLCCVIEIKDHDSRFVSFTGNTVHVYYKNGKKGNATKQNESQKYALKNYIEAENFKAPFINNLIWLTNIERNDIPRNKNNILPSNFNLNIFLNKIIDNNAHGQTIKKFEEKYYLDAIPPTKLNETNALEVLFAKRIIPTTLDRKKIEAITEKKLSQEEIKTAENGEIVVYQGNGGTGKTMYLLRLGVHYCSEGKRVLFLTYNTALAADIARLMVLSKIPDRIENAVHIQTVYSLIASLLKTLGVIPDKLPEDFLKKYDEYKHEALRYIKDGVVDQKDVDTIMNENSGEYDWDVILIDEAQDWPSNEFELLYYFYGSKLFFIADGTSQMIRTQIKSDWLLKHKSHDYILNKSLRLKVNLAQFCNQFASEIGLKRWSMEINNDLVGGQIIICTGTLENNLEHINQVLEDSIKSGNTYVDNLVCIPPSYAKGKAKQIIESLGIEVWDGTNEKVRRGYPTSNSMLRLIQYQSCRGLEGWSSINVGFDELYELKFNEYLNSNPVLTNFETIEDYAEKKAAQWLMIVLTRAVDTQFIHIRDTQSNLAVHLRNVAIKHKDFIYWIGE; this is encoded by the coding sequence ATGACAGTAAAAATAGTCAATAATGATGTAGAAAGCAGTGAAGGAAGAGCTGCAATATTTTTAAAAAGTCTATTTGAACGTAGTTGGAAAGATAGTGCAAATGAGACTACAAAAATACTGTTATTTCCAAGTGTTACTTGTTTTGGTCAAGGGACTCGCGATATTGATCTAATCCTTCTAATAATTTCTCCTAAACCCGTAAAGGTTTCCACACTTAATGACACAGTTACAGACAAAATTTATATTAGATCCCTATGTTGTGTTATTGAAATCAAAGACCATGATTCACGTTTTGTTTCTTTTACAGGAAACACAGTCCATGTATATTATAAAAATGGTAAAAAAGGTAATGCAACAAAACAAAACGAAAGTCAAAAATACGCACTTAAAAACTATATTGAAGCTGAAAACTTCAAGGCACCTTTTATTAATAATTTAATTTGGTTAACAAATATAGAAAGAAATGATATCCCTCGAAATAAAAATAATATTTTACCTTCTAATTTCAATTTAAATATATTTCTCAATAAAATTATTGATAATAATGCACATGGTCAAACCATTAAAAAGTTTGAGGAAAAGTATTATCTAGATGCTATTCCACCAACAAAGCTTAATGAAACAAATGCACTCGAAGTTCTTTTTGCCAAAAGAATAATCCCAACTACGTTAGATAGAAAAAAAATAGAAGCTATAACAGAAAAAAAATTATCACAAGAAGAAATAAAGACTGCTGAAAATGGTGAAATAGTAGTATATCAAGGTAATGGGGGAACTGGTAAAACCATGTATCTTCTCCGGCTAGGAGTTCATTACTGTTCAGAAGGTAAACGTGTTCTTTTTCTAACCTATAACACTGCTTTGGCAGCGGATATTGCAAGGTTAATGGTTCTTTCTAAAATACCAGACAGAATAGAAAATGCAGTCCATATACAAACTGTCTATTCACTTATTGCTTCTCTATTAAAAACACTTGGAGTAATTCCAGATAAGTTACCAGAAGACTTTCTGAAAAAATATGATGAATATAAACATGAAGCACTTAGATATATAAAAGATGGTGTAGTTGACCAAAAAGATGTCGATACCATAATGAATGAGAATTCAGGTGAATATGATTGGGATGTAATATTAATTGATGAAGCTCAAGATTGGCCATCAAATGAATTTGAATTATTATACTACTTCTATGGATCTAAACTATTCTTTATTGCCGATGGTACATCCCAAATGATTCGTACACAAATTAAAAGCGACTGGCTTTTAAAACATAAATCACATGATTATATACTAAATAAATCTTTACGTTTAAAAGTTAATCTTGCACAATTCTGTAATCAATTTGCATCAGAAATTGGATTAAAAAGATGGTCAATGGAAATAAATAATGATTTAGTAGGGGGGCAAATCATAATATGTACGGGTACTTTAGAAAATAATTTAGAACATATTAATCAAGTATTAGAAGACTCAATAAAATCTGGTAATACCTATGTAGACAATTTAGTTTGTATACCACCATCCTATGCTAAAGGTAAGGCAAAACAGATTATCGAAAGTCTTGGTATAGAAGTATGGGATGGAACAAATGAGAAAGTACGTAGAGGGTACCCCACATCAAATTCAATGTTAAGATTAATCCAATACCAATCATGTAGAGGACTTGAAGGGTGGTCAAGTATTAATGTAGGTTTTGATGAACTATATGAGCTGAAATTCAATGAATACCTTAATAGCAACCCTGTACTAACAAACTTTGAGACTATAGAAGATTATGCAGAAAAAAAAGCTGCTCAATGGTTAATGATTGTCTTAACTCGAGCAGTCGATACACAATTTATTCATATACGTGACACTCAAAGTAATCTAGCTGTACATTTAAGAAATGTAGCAATCAAACATAAAGATTTTATTTATTGGATAGGAGAATGA
- a CDS encoding DNA cytosine methyltransferase: protein MEHKYIDLFAGCGGLTLGFEAAGFKLGFAVEKSSMAGETFYHNFIKNIKNDSEWKNFLQKPIEEKLDEGLFIGETLELLEKPKLLEQTKQKLQEIDVIIGGPPCQGFSLAGKRNPKDHRNQLPWQFLEYVEIFKPKAVLMENVVGMRQRFNKHDKDAPFSQIKTLLETGFGEDKESTQYVVQELQLNAMHYGVPQHRPRVMLLGIRKDIAEKKSLFATKDIWNSKNYYSGKEISPLCPVPTVKEKEILSVSDAIGDLFEEPFNNQKYLDNLNKKSGFKKVIKNGTSPNANQVLRKHTEKVEQRFRLYQYFSMNDVSTKVFNMAAKYTSSQDPSFLEQIHKEIETCSFPAMAPDSTIIATNQEELVSKIIELETKKHSQRPLKLDKPSPTVVSVPDDVIHPVYPRTVTVREQARFQSFPDYFEFRSKETTGGDKRKTEVPQYTQVGNAVPPLMAKAIAEHIKSLLQDF from the coding sequence ATGGAACATAAATATATAGACTTATTTGCTGGTTGTGGTGGTTTAACGCTTGGATTTGAAGCTGCAGGGTTTAAACTTGGTTTTGCGGTTGAAAAGTCCAGTATGGCTGGAGAAACTTTTTACCATAATTTTATTAAAAATATTAAAAATGATTCTGAATGGAAAAATTTTCTGCAAAAACCCATAGAAGAAAAACTTGATGAAGGTTTATTTATTGGAGAAACTTTAGAATTACTTGAAAAGCCTAAATTACTTGAACAAACAAAGCAAAAGCTTCAAGAAATAGATGTCATTATTGGTGGACCTCCTTGCCAAGGATTTTCACTTGCAGGCAAGCGTAATCCAAAAGATCATAGAAATCAGCTTCCTTGGCAATTTTTAGAATATGTTGAAATATTCAAACCTAAAGCAGTACTAATGGAAAATGTCGTTGGTATGAGACAACGCTTTAATAAGCATGATAAAGATGCACCTTTTTCTCAAATCAAAACACTTTTAGAAACAGGTTTTGGAGAAGACAAAGAGTCTACACAATATGTTGTACAAGAACTTCAACTTAATGCCATGCATTATGGTGTTCCACAACATAGACCTAGAGTAATGCTACTTGGTATACGGAAAGATATTGCAGAGAAGAAAAGCCTTTTTGCTACTAAAGATATCTGGAATTCGAAAAACTACTATAGCGGTAAAGAAATATCACCACTTTGTCCAGTACCTACGGTCAAAGAAAAGGAAATACTTTCTGTCAGTGATGCTATTGGCGACTTATTTGAAGAACCATTTAACAATCAAAAATATTTGGATAACCTCAACAAAAAAAGTGGCTTTAAAAAAGTCATTAAAAATGGTACTTCGCCAAATGCTAACCAAGTTTTACGTAAACATACAGAAAAAGTTGAACAACGTTTTAGACTTTACCAATACTTTTCAATGAATGATGTCTCTACAAAAGTATTTAATATGGCTGCCAAATATACCTCTTCACAAGATCCTAGTTTTTTAGAGCAAATACATAAAGAAATTGAGACGTGTTCTTTTCCCGCTATGGCACCGGATAGTACTATTATTGCCACTAACCAAGAAGAACTCGTTAGTAAAATAATTGAGCTAGAAACAAAAAAACACTCACAAAGACCATTAAAACTTGATAAACCTTCCCCAACAGTAGTTAGTGTCCCAGATGATGTCATACATCCTGTTTATCCTAGAACAGTAACAGTACGAGAACAAGCTAGGTTCCAGTCTTTTCCTGACTATTTTGAATTTAGGTCTAAAGAAACAACAGGTGGAGATAAAAGAAAAACCGAAGTTCCTCAATATACACAAGTAGGCAATGCTGTACCTCCACTTATGGCAAAAGCCATAGCGGAACACATAAAGAGTTTACTTCAAGATTTTTGA
- a CDS encoding helix-turn-helix transcriptional regulator, with amino-acid sequence MKFENFNSELGRLLKSAREQQALTLYELAYNSDIVADHIQKIESAKHGGIQIITYAKLLVGLNMGLSFKPMDDKKTKIFPSTEMQNTLSTLFLDLTKDPNLQFLNFNIEHLLKQIGKEIKKRRKAFGLSEKALAKKAQVSNTTISRVESGKYNFQLRTLYKVTHELKKQNKGFK; translated from the coding sequence ATGAAATTTGAAAACTTTAATTCTGAACTTGGTCGTTTACTGAAAAGTGCAAGAGAACAACAAGCTTTAACACTTTATGAACTTGCATACAACTCAGATATTGTAGCTGATCATATTCAAAAGATTGAGAGTGCAAAGCATGGAGGTATACAAATAATAACTTATGCAAAATTACTAGTAGGTCTAAATATGGGTTTATCTTTTAAACCAATGGATGATAAGAAAACTAAAATTTTTCCTTCTACAGAAATGCAAAATACTTTATCTACATTATTCTTAGATCTGACGAAAGACCCAAACTTACAATTTTTAAACTTTAATATTGAACACCTATTAAAACAAATAGGAAAAGAAATCAAAAAAAGAAGAAAGGCTTTCGGACTATCAGAAAAAGCGCTAGCTAAAAAAGCTCAAGTCTCAAATACAACAATATCTCGTGTAGAAAGTGGAAAATATAACTTTCAATTAAGGACTCTCTATAAAGTTACTCATGAATTAAAAAAACAAAATAAAGGATTTAAATGA